The sequence ATGCCAGAATCTGTCTTGGTGAGATTTAAGGGTAAACTTAATGCTGGTATTACACTTAGAGATTTGGTAAATGCTATTCCTTATTATGCAATCAAGCAGGGGTTGCTTACTGTAGAAAAGAAAGGTAAGAAAAATATTTTTAATGGAAGGATTTTAGAAATTGAAGGCTTGGAAAATATTAAAGTAGAGCAGGCTTTTGAATTGAGTGATGCAAGTGCAGAAAGAAGTGCAGCTGCATGTGCTATCAAGCTTGCTAAAGAACCTATTATTGAATATTTGCAAAGTAATATTGCCTTGATTGATAAAATGATTAAGGAAGGATATGGTAATGTCACAACTTTGCAAAATCGCTCTAATGCTATGAAAGAGTGGATTAAAAATCCTGTGCTATTGGAAGCAGATCAAGATGCACAATATGCTGCAGTAATTGAAATTGATTTGGCAGATATAAAAGAGCCGATTTTAGCATGTCCAAATGATCCTGATGATGTAGCAACATTATCAGAAATTCTTGCTAATCCTAATCGTCCTCATAAAATTGATGAAGTATTTATTGGTAGTTGTATGACAAATATTGGACATTTTAGAGCATTTGGTGAAATTGTAAAAGGTGCAGGTGCTAGTCCTACACAGGTTTGGATAGCTCCACCTACAAAAATGGACGAAAAGAAACTTACTCAGGAAGGGTATTTATCTTTATTTGGTGCAGCAGGCGCTAGAATGGAAATTCCAGGTTGCAGTCTTTGCATGGGAAATCAAGCAAGGGTTAGGGATAATGCAATAGTATTTTCTACATCTACAAGGAATTTTGATAATAGAATGGGTAAAGGAGCACAAGTATATTTAGGAAGTGCGGAACTTGGTGCAGTTTGTGCACTTTTGGGTAAAATTCCAACACCTCAAGAATATTTTGATAATGTGGTACAAAAATTAGAGAATAAAAAAGATGAAATTTATACTTATTTAAATTTTGATCAGTTGCCAAATTTCAATATTTAATAAAGGATTTTGATGGAGATACTCAAGCAAAGCTTCGGGATTTATGAGACAAATTGTTATATTATTAAAAAAGATGGTAAGGAGTGGGGGATTGATCCTGGGGTAGGGGCTTTGGAGTGGATTGAAAAAGAATGTAAGAATCTACAGGGAATTTTGCTTACACATGGGCATTTTGATCATATTTTTGATGTTGCAAAACTCAAAAAGAAGTTTCCTGATGTGCTTGTGTATTGCCCTATGCTTGATGCTTTTATGTTGGAGAGTGATTGTTTTAATACAGGCATTACTCCTTGTACTCCTGATGTTTTGATTCCTTGCTGTAAAGATGAGCAAGAAGTAGAAGTTCATGGCTTAAAATTTTATTTTAATCATTTACCTGGACATACTCCTGGATGTTCTATTATTATGTTAGAAGATTGTATCTTTAGTGGGGACTTTGTTTTTAGGCGAAGTATTGGAAGATATGATTTTCCTTATTCAAGTGCAACAGATATGAAAGAATCTTTACAGAGATTTCGAGAAATAGAAAGTCAAAAAGATAAAATTATTTATCCTGGACATGGAGAAAACACTCTGCTTTTTGCAGAACAAGAAAATGTAAAATTTTGGCTACAGAGAATGTAGCCTTAAATGAAAAAATTAAAAAACAACCGTCTTGTTACCATAGACAAAAATACGATCCTGTAATGCTAGATCTATAGCTTTTGCAAAAACGATTTTTTCAATATTGCGTCCTGCTTTTTGCATGTCTTTCCAAGTATAACTATGGTCGATACTGATTATATCTTGTGCAATAATTGGCCCTTCATCAAGATTATCATTGACAAAATGTGCCGTTGCTCCAATAAGTTTTACACCTCTTTGGTAGGCTTGTTTATAAGGATTTGCACCGATAAAGGCAGGTAAAAAACTATGATGGATATTGATAATTTTTTGCTGATACTTTTCTACAAAAGATGGAGATAGAATCCTCATATATTTTGCAAGTACGAGATAATCAGCATTATATGTTTCACAAGCTTTTAGAATTTTTTCTTCATGCTCTTTACGAGAGAGATTTTCATGAGAAATATGGATAAAATTAATATTAAACTTTTTGACTAGATCCCCTAAAACTTCATAATTGCTAATTACCGCGGCAATATTTACATTAAGCTCACCGCTCTCATAGCGTAACAATAAATCTCCCAAGCAATGATTTTCTTTAGTGCAAAAAATAATGATTGTTTTTTTTGTTTGTGGGATAATATTTATTTGTGCTTGTGTGGGGAGGGTAGTTTGTAATTTTTTTAGAATTTCAGGCGCATTAAGATTTCCGCTTACCTCTGTTCTCATAAAAAAAATATTTTGTTCTTTATCGACAAATTCATCATTTTTTTCTATATTGAGCTTAGATTCAAAAAGAATTTGTGAAACTTTAAAAATTAATCCCTGCATATCAGGAGACATAATTAAAAGGGTATGATTATTTGTGTTTGTTACTTTCAAGATATTCCTTTTTTTAATTGTAATGATTTAATAAATTTGATAAGTAAAGTTTTTTAGTAAAAATTGCGTGCTAGAATTTAAAAACTTTTCCAAATAATCATCAAACTTATTTTTTTCCAACCATACAGGATCTTGTACTTGTGAAAGATCTTTGAGAGCATTGATTGCATCATCCATTGATCCGACTTCGTCAATAAGGCCAAGTTTTTGTGCATTTTTTGCACTAAAGATTTTACCTTCAGCAAATTTTTTGTAATTTGAAATAGAGAGTTTGCGTGCTTCTGCTACATCAGAGATAAACATGCGATATTCTTCTTGGATGAGATTATTGAGAAATTCTTTTTCTTGTGGGGTCCATTTTCGCATCGGTGTTCCAACTTCTTTGTATTCTCCTGCACTAATACTCTGGGTGCTAATACCGATTTTTTGCATCAAATTTTCTACATTCATGCTACTAAAAATAACGCCAATTGAGCCAATTAAAGCTCCGCGATTAGCAAAAATTTTGCTCGCATGCATTCCGCCATAATAACTTCCACTTGCCATCACTCCTTGCACATAGGCAACAACAGGAATTTTAAGATTGAGTTCTTTGATAAGATCGCTAATCTCTACACTAGCTCCGACTGCACCACCTGGAGAGTTGATAAGAAGTAAAACTCCCTTAATGTTTGGATTTGCATCGATTTTTTTAATTTGCTCATAAATACTATTAGAATCCATAATAGGACCATTGAGATAGATTTTTGCAAGATTAATATTTTTGTCTATTGCATACTCATTGTTAAAATTTGCAAAAATTAGTGCTAGGATAAGAAAAAAAATACAAGCCTTAAAATATTTTGTAATAAATGCAAAGGGTGCAATGAAGATTTTGATAATCGTTTTCAATTTTATTCCTTAAAGTAAAGTTTTTTGGAATTTTTATAATTTTAGCATAAAGTTTAATGATTGCTCTTTGAAGAAAGAAAAATATTATTGCTTTTATTTTATAATTTTCGCAAAATAAAAAAGGAAAAACATGCAAAAATTAACACAAGAAGAAGCACGCATTATTTTAGAAAAAGGCACAGAACCACCATTTAGTGGAGAATATGATCGATTTTTTGAAGAGGGGATTTATGTGTGCAGACAATGTGAAAATCCTCTTTTTAGTTCAGAATCAAAGTTTAAATCAGGTTGTGGATGGCCGAGTTTTGAGGATTGTATAGAAGGTGGTGTAAAAGAAAGTTTAGATGCTGATGGTAGGCGCATTGAAATTACTTGTGCTAATTGTGGAGGGCATTTAGGACATGTTTTTAGAGGTGAGGGTTATACGGATAAAGATACAAGACATTGTGTAAACTCTCTTTCTATTAGATTCAAAAAACAAAATGCTTAATCTTTATAGGGATAAAAAAACTTTAGATTTAAGATGTGTGACGCATTTTAAAATAGATTCTGCAATTTTGATGGAAAATGCTGGAAACTCTTTGCGGCTTCTTGTTGAAGAGTTAGCGCCTTTAGGAAGTGTGGTATTAATTGTGTGTGGTGGGGGAGATAATGGTGGGGACGGTTATGTTTTAGCACGACAGTTGATGGAAAAATATTGTGTGAAAGTTTTTCTTGCTAAAGAGCCAAAAAGTGAGCTTTGCAAGTTACAATATCAGCGTATTTTAGCACTTGGTGTGGAGGTTGTTTCAGAATTTTTTCCTTGTGATATACTGGTAGATTGTTTTATTGGTAGTGGCTTAAAATTACCATTAGATTCAAAAACCAAAGAAATTATTTTGAAAATGTCTAAGATAGGGCATATAAAAATTGCTTGTGATTTGCCAAGTGGAATTACGCTTGATGGAAATGGTGAGGTGGTGTTTCAAGCAGATTATACAATGGCGATGGGAGGTTTAAATTACGCGCTTTTTAGCGATTATGCTAAAGATTATGTTGGTGAAATAAAAATAGGGAATCTTGGGCTTTGTTCTTTGGATTATGCACAAGATTCTTGTATAAAACTTTTAGAAAAAAGTGATTGGCAATTGCCTTTTAGAAAAAAACAAAATACACATAAGGGTGATTATGGTTTTTTGAGCGTGTATGCAGGAAATAAAAATGGTGCAGGAAACTTAAGTGCACTTGCTGGACTGAGAATTGGTGCAGGGTGCGTAGGAGTTTTTGGAAATTTATATCCTTATTCTTTAGAGCTTATATATGAGAAAGAGATTTCAATAAAAACTAGTGCATTTTGTATTGGTATGGGAATGGGAGAGGAGATTCCAAAAAATTTTATAGAATTTTTAGCAAAAAATACTGATATTCCTTGTGTATTAGATGCGGATATTTTGCGTAAAAAAGAGGTGGTAGAAATTTTAAAAAATCACTCGCATTTAGTTTTAACACCGCATTGTGGAGAATTTTTGAGCTTATGGGAAAATTGTGGTTTTACACCTTTAAAAAAACAGGAGTTTTTAGAAAATAAATTACAATATTTAATGGAATTTTGTGCAAAATATCCGCATGTTGTGGTAGTGTTAAAGGGTGCAAATACTTTGATTGCGCAATCCCAACAAATCTATGTCAATGCTTTTGGTAATGTTTCTTTGGCAAAAGCAGGGAGTGGAGATGTACTTTGTGGTATTATTGGTGGACTACTTGCACAAGGAGTAAATACGTTACAAGCGGCAATACAAGGGAGTTTGACACATAGCTTTTGCGCGTGGGAATTTAAGAATTATAATTATGCGCTTACTCCTTTAGATCTTATAGAAAATATAAAAAAACTTCATTAGTTTAAATTTTTTTGATTTATAGGGAATGAATGTCAATTTTTTGTTAATTTTTTATAAAAATGATGTTGTTATAATTTTGATATTTCATAGGAGTATTTGTGCAAGAAACAACATCAAATTATTTTCAAAGAAAAATTTCTTCTTTGGTGCAGCGTCGACTTTTTAAATTTTCTCTTTTTTCTACAACTGCAACGACAATTTTAGGTGGAATTATCATCGCTCCTTCTTTACCGCAATTACAAAATCATTTTATTTCTGTGCCACATATTGAATTTTTATCACGTTTAGTGGTGACTTTTCCTGCTTTGTTTGTTGTAATCTTTGCACCCATTTCAGGAATCTTGTTAGATAAGTATAAAAAAGTAAAGATTTTGATTTTTTGTATGTTGCTTTGGGCGATTTCTGGGGCTAGTGGTTTTTTCTTGAATGATATTTATTTAATTTTATTTTCGCGTGCTTTTTTTGGAATTGCTACGGCATTTATTATGACAGGTGCTACGAGTTTGATTGCTGAATATTATGTGGGAAATGAAAGACAAAAGGCTCTATCTTTGCAAGGTTTTGCTACGGCTTGTGGGAGTGCTATTTTTATTAGTATTGGTGGATTTTTGGCAAATTTGGATTGGCGTTATCCATTTCTGGTATATTTGCTAGGAATCCCTTTGGCTTTTCTTGCAGGATTGATGCTTTTTGAACCGCGCGTGCCAAAGATAGCCACAAAAAAATATAGTGATTATAATCATCAGGAAAAAACCCCTGTTTTTAAACTTATTTTTGTGTATTTAATGGCCTTTCTTGGTTTTGTAGTTTATTATATTTCACCAACACAAATTCCATTTTTTATTACGCATAATTTACATAAAAGTAGTGATCTTATTGGAATTTCTATGTCAGCTTCAGCTATTGCTTATGGTTTTTCTTCCCTTTCTTATTCTTTTTTTAGGAGTTATTTTAAGATTTCTCAGCTTTATGGCTTGGCATGTTTTTTAATGGGAATGTGTTTTTTATTATTGTATATTTTTCATAGTTATGCAATTTTATTTGTAGCATTGGTATTTTTAGGGATGGGCGGGGGAATTTTATTTGTCAATAATAATTCTTTTTTGCTTTCTTTTGTGCCAGCATCTAGTCGTGCTAAGGCATTGGGCGGATTAAGTTCTATTGTATTTTTAGGTCAATTTTTATCTCCAGTTTTTTCACAGATTATTGTGCAATCTTTCGGGATTATTACTTTATTTTTATGTGTTTTTATCTTGCTTTTTATTTTAGGGGTTTTATTTTGGGGGTTTTATTTCTCCCCAAAGGGGAGGAGAGGTTAAAATTTATAGGTAATTTGCACAAATGCGTGGCTTCTATCTTGCTTGGAATTTTTGGTAAGCTTAGGAGCGCCATCTGGTCCATGCGTACCATAGCCAAGTTCATACCCCGTCTTATCACCAACAAGAAATCCTTTGTGTAGTGTAACTTGCTGCCATTCAACTTTAAACCAAATGCTTATATTTTTATTGATATTGTAATAAATATTAAGCGGAACAGCTTCTTCGTCTGCACGGATAGAGCGAGTAATTCTTCCTAAAATATCCCAGCTAACTTTTCCATGATTTGCACCAAGGAATAAATAACCCGTTTTTGCATCTTTTGAAATTGCATTTGTTAAAGCACCCCAATCATAAGCAGTATTAGTCCAGAAATCCCAGTGGGCACCAAGTGCTGCATTTCCATAAGTACCTATATGGGCATTAGCATTACCAAAATTTTGATACCAACCCCCACCAAATTTCCAATTATTATAATTAAATTCTTGATCAATAGAAATAGTTTGACCATTTTTTCCAGCTTGATGCATATAGCGCCAATCTTTTAAACCATTGGCAATATGAAAAGGTGCCATAAAAATAATTTTAGTAATTGAGTTAAAACCTTCTCCTTTAAAATTTTTATTGCTTGTATAGCTCATCTCTAGCATAGGAGCAACATAAAAATCTGTATTAAAATAAATAAAAGGTGAAATATAGAATCCAGAATCAAAACTATAAGACGGTTTAAATGCATGGGTTCCATAGTAGGTATTGCCATGCATTTTTGGTTGATAAAAATCATACATCCATTGTGTATAGGCAAATGCTCTACCATAAGAGCTAAACCACCAGAGATTTAGGCCTTTATAGTTGTAATCAAATTCAAAACCTTGTGTGTACCCGCTATGAAATTGTGCTTTGGAGCGATAGCGACCTACTTTGGTGCTAAAGCTATGATCACCTTTTTTGATAATATATTCCAAATATAAATTATAAAGCACAAAATTTTGATTAATATAAGCATTTGCTACAATAGAATTACCACCTCCTTCTTTTCCAAAGAAATAATTTTGAAATCTTGGGTCAAGGGTAATATCCTTCATTGCATCAAAAATCACCCCTCCAGCGCGTCCCCCAATAGATCCTGTAAGACTATGACCCTTATCTTTTTGTTCTTGCGATAAAAAATCAAAGTCAATTTGTGCGGCTGCACTTACCGCTCCCCATGTATCTGTTGGATAGAGATTTTGTTCAAAATTTACACGCTTTTGATTAAAACCTACTTTTGAAAAAAATTCTACATCACCAGATGCTTTAAATTCAATTGCATGAAGACTGCTGCCTAATAATGCAAAAAGAGCCAAATTTTTAAAATTATCCTTCATTATTATTCCTTGTTGCCTTATAAATATGGAATATCACGATATTTTGATATATGACTTCCTTAGTAAGGATAATAACAATCATTTACTTTTTATTAGCTTTTTATTAGCTTTTTATTAGCTTTTTTTATAGTTAGTGTGTATTTTTTACACACTTTTAAGCATAGAATTCTTTATAAAATACAATGTTCAATAACTGCCATGCGGATTAAAACACCATTATTTACCTGATCTAAAACCTTACAACGTTCATCTTTTAGAACCTCATCATCTAGATCGATATTGTGATGCACAGGGCCAGGATGTAAAATAATAATGTCTTGATTTGCAATAAGATCTTTTGTGACACAAAAATCTTTTGCATAATCTTTCAAAGATCCATAAATTTGATAATTATGTCTTTCTGTTTGCGTACGTAGACTAATAAGAATATCAAGATTTTTAACACTTTCTTTAAGATTATGTGAGGTTTGTAATGTGGTATAGGGCAAAAAATGTGGCGGGGCAATTAGCATAATATCTAAGCCAAAACGCGTGAGTAGTTCAATATTGCTATTTGCCACGCGAGAATTTTTAATATCTCCTACAATGCCAACTTTTTTACCTTTAATATTACCTTTGAAATGATTAAAAATTGTGAGTAGATCAAGGAGAGCTTGTGTGGGATGTGCATGTGCACCATCACCTCCATTAATAATAGGACAATCAATATAGCGCGCTAAATGTTCTCCTGCACCAGCATTTTTATGCCTAATAATGATGGCATGTGGATTCATGGCATTGAGATTTGCTGCGGTATCTGCAATCGTTTCTCCCTTGCTTGTAGAACTTTTTGAGACATCAAGACGAATAACTTTAGCACCTAGGTTTTTTGCAGCAATTTCAAAGCTACTTAGTGTGCGTGTGGAGTTTTCAAAGAAGGCTGTGATAATAGTTTTGCCTTCCAGAGTTTTTTCAGGTGTTTTATCGCGATAATGATTAGCTTTTTCTAAAATTTTATGAATGGTAGGGATATCCAAATCGCTTGTTTTGATGAAATGTTGCATATTATCTCCACTCTTGTAGAATTTTGTTATTATTTTAGCTTAAAAAATATCGAAAAGAGCGGCAGAGTTGTCTAGGATTTTTTGTTACATTTTGATTATTTTTGTTTTTTGTGGTTGCAGCACTATTTTTGTTAGTGATGATGATATTGATATTCTTTCAGAGAAAAAAGTCCAAGCAAGCCGCAAGGGT is a genomic window of Helicobacter anatolicus containing:
- a CDS encoding MBL fold metallo-hydrolase, coding for MEILKQSFGIYETNCYIIKKDGKEWGIDPGVGALEWIEKECKNLQGILLTHGHFDHIFDVAKLKKKFPDVLVYCPMLDAFMLESDCFNTGITPCTPDVLIPCCKDEQEVEVHGLKFYFNHLPGHTPGCSIIMLEDCIFSGDFVFRRSIGRYDFPYSSATDMKESLQRFREIESQKDKIIYPGHGENTLLFAEQENVKFWLQRM
- the purU gene encoding formyltetrahydrofolate deformylase, with the protein product MSPDMQGLIFKVSQILFESKLNIEKNDEFVDKEQNIFFMRTEVSGNLNAPEILKKLQTTLPTQAQINIIPQTKKTIIIFCTKENHCLGDLLLRYESGELNVNIAAVISNYEVLGDLVKKFNINFIHISHENLSRKEHEEKILKACETYNADYLVLAKYMRILSPSFVEKYQQKIINIHHSFLPAFIGANPYKQAYQRGVKLIGATAHFVNDNLDEGPIIAQDIISIDHSYTWKDMQKAGRNIEKIVFAKAIDLALQDRIFVYGNKTVVF
- the sppA gene encoding signal peptide peptidase SppA; protein product: MKTIIKIFIAPFAFITKYFKACIFFLILALIFANFNNEYAIDKNINLAKIYLNGPIMDSNSIYEQIKKIDANPNIKGVLLLINSPGGAVGASVEISDLIKELNLKIPVVAYVQGVMASGSYYGGMHASKIFANRGALIGSIGVIFSSMNVENLMQKIGISTQSISAGEYKEVGTPMRKWTPQEKEFLNNLIQEEYRMFISDVAEARKLSISNYKKFAEGKIFSAKNAQKLGLIDEVGSMDDAINALKDLSQVQDPVWLEKNKFDDYLEKFLNSSTQFLLKNFTYQIY
- a CDS encoding methionine-R-sulfoxide reductase, whose product is MQKLTQEEARIILEKGTEPPFSGEYDRFFEEGIYVCRQCENPLFSSESKFKSGCGWPSFEDCIEGGVKESLDADGRRIEITCANCGGHLGHVFRGEGYTDKDTRHCVNSLSIRFKKQNA
- a CDS encoding NAD(P)H-hydrate dehydratase, producing MLNLYRDKKTLDLRCVTHFKIDSAILMENAGNSLRLLVEELAPLGSVVLIVCGGGDNGGDGYVLARQLMEKYCVKVFLAKEPKSELCKLQYQRILALGVEVVSEFFPCDILVDCFIGSGLKLPLDSKTKEIILKMSKIGHIKIACDLPSGITLDGNGEVVFQADYTMAMGGLNYALFSDYAKDYVGEIKIGNLGLCSLDYAQDSCIKLLEKSDWQLPFRKKQNTHKGDYGFLSVYAGNKNGAGNLSALAGLRIGAGCVGVFGNLYPYSLELIYEKEISIKTSAFCIGMGMGEEIPKNFIEFLAKNTDIPCVLDADILRKKEVVEILKNHSHLVLTPHCGEFLSLWENCGFTPLKKQEFLENKLQYLMEFCAKYPHVVVVLKGANTLIAQSQQIYVNAFGNVSLAKAGSGDVLCGIIGGLLAQGVNTLQAAIQGSLTHSFCAWEFKNYNYALTPLDLIENIKKLH
- a CDS encoding MFS transporter, with protein sequence MQETTSNYFQRKISSLVQRRLFKFSLFSTTATTILGGIIIAPSLPQLQNHFISVPHIEFLSRLVVTFPALFVVIFAPISGILLDKYKKVKILIFCMLLWAISGASGFFLNDIYLILFSRAFFGIATAFIMTGATSLIAEYYVGNERQKALSLQGFATACGSAIFISIGGFLANLDWRYPFLVYLLGIPLAFLAGLMLFEPRVPKIATKKYSDYNHQEKTPVFKLIFVYLMAFLGFVVYYISPTQIPFFITHNLHKSSDLIGISMSASAIAYGFSSLSYSFFRSYFKISQLYGLACFLMGMCFLLLYIFHSYAILFVALVFLGMGGGILFVNNNSFLLSFVPASSRAKALGGLSSIVFLGQFLSPVFSQIIVQSFGIITLFLCVFILLFILGVLFWGFYFSPKGRRG
- a CDS encoding outer membrane family protein — its product is MKDNFKNLALFALLGSSLHAIEFKASGDVEFFSKVGFNQKRVNFEQNLYPTDTWGAVSAAAQIDFDFLSQEQKDKGHSLTGSIGGRAGGVIFDAMKDITLDPRFQNYFFGKEGGGNSIVANAYINQNFVLYNLYLEYIIKKGDHSFSTKVGRYRSKAQFHSGYTQGFEFDYNYKGLNLWWFSSYGRAFAYTQWMYDFYQPKMHGNTYYGTHAFKPSYSFDSGFYISPFIYFNTDFYVAPMLEMSYTSNKNFKGEGFNSITKIIFMAPFHIANGLKDWRYMHQAGKNGQTISIDQEFNYNNWKFGGGWYQNFGNANAHIGTYGNAALGAHWDFWTNTAYDWGALTNAISKDAKTGYLFLGANHGKVSWDILGRITRSIRADEEAVPLNIYYNINKNISIWFKVEWQQVTLHKGFLVGDKTGYELGYGTHGPDGAPKLTKNSKQDRSHAFVQITYKF
- a CDS encoding aspartate carbamoyltransferase catalytic subunit; translated protein: MQHFIKTSDLDIPTIHKILEKANHYRDKTPEKTLEGKTIITAFFENSTRTLSSFEIAAKNLGAKVIRLDVSKSSTSKGETIADTAANLNAMNPHAIIIRHKNAGAGEHLARYIDCPIINGGDGAHAHPTQALLDLLTIFNHFKGNIKGKKVGIVGDIKNSRVANSNIELLTRFGLDIMLIAPPHFLPYTTLQTSHNLKESVKNLDILISLRTQTERHNYQIYGSLKDYAKDFCVTKDLIANQDIIILHPGPVHHNIDLDDEVLKDERCKVLDQVNNGVLIRMAVIEHCIL